A genomic region of Salinibacter pepae contains the following coding sequences:
- a CDS encoding DEDD exonuclease domain-containing protein, whose amino-acid sequence MDIADATFVVTDLETTGTTPDDDRIMEIGAVKVRDGSVVDRFQQLVNPQQSVPGRITKMTGITTGMVFEAPPVEEVLPDYRAFLGDGILVAHNASFDVPFLEAELQRMGGEALSNETLCTVRLARRLLPGLDSKGLSRLAQFYDIDVEGRHRALGDAEATRVVLRRFVSQLAFEHEVETVEALLRFQHQSYQTVREVPGHIESIRDEALPDVPDEPGVYVMKNRSGTPLYIGKAKRLPDRLRSHFTAVESSGARKRKMLQKVRSVDWTTTATELEAILLESRRIKAEKPRYNRAQRRYYNRPFIRLDTAHEYPTVSWTRRLEADGAEYYGPVRNTEQAEMVVDVVGRFFQLRECDDERLHLGQRCLYADMDRCTVPCETKDPEAYATVVGRVRAFLTGQDQSVLDTMRDRMQRASENLNFEKAAELRDTAEQLERILEKQRVAAAPVRQHNAALVHQAPDRAGRVDVMLVRFGRFEESIACAAPPSPEERDYLLERCRSVFDAEADPPETFSKRDATEIRLLSHWVYAHRDELEAIRWTPRTSPAGLADAIAGRVQGQPQQSA is encoded by the coding sequence ATGGACATTGCCGACGCAACGTTCGTCGTGACCGACCTGGAGACGACCGGCACCACGCCGGATGACGACCGGATCATGGAGATCGGGGCGGTGAAGGTACGGGACGGGTCGGTCGTGGACCGCTTCCAGCAGCTCGTCAATCCCCAGCAGTCCGTCCCGGGGCGCATCACGAAGATGACCGGGATCACGACGGGGATGGTCTTCGAGGCGCCGCCGGTCGAGGAGGTCTTGCCGGACTACCGCGCCTTTTTGGGGGACGGCATTCTCGTTGCGCACAACGCGTCGTTCGACGTGCCCTTCCTGGAGGCTGAACTGCAGCGGATGGGAGGCGAGGCGCTCTCCAACGAGACGCTCTGCACCGTGCGTCTGGCACGGCGGCTGCTGCCGGGGCTCGACTCGAAGGGCCTCAGTCGGCTCGCGCAGTTCTACGACATCGACGTGGAGGGCCGCCACCGGGCGCTCGGGGACGCGGAGGCGACGCGCGTGGTGCTGCGCCGGTTCGTGAGCCAGCTGGCCTTCGAACACGAGGTCGAGACCGTCGAGGCCCTGCTGCGCTTTCAGCACCAGAGCTACCAGACGGTGCGGGAGGTGCCGGGGCACATCGAGTCCATCCGGGACGAGGCCCTGCCGGACGTGCCGGACGAGCCGGGGGTTTACGTGATGAAGAACCGTTCGGGCACCCCCCTGTACATCGGCAAGGCCAAGCGCCTGCCCGACCGCCTCCGCAGCCACTTCACGGCGGTCGAGTCGAGCGGCGCCCGCAAGCGGAAGATGCTCCAAAAGGTGCGGTCGGTGGACTGGACGACGACCGCGACTGAGCTGGAGGCCATCCTCCTGGAGTCGCGGCGCATCAAGGCGGAAAAGCCCCGGTACAACCGGGCGCAGCGCCGCTACTACAACCGGCCCTTCATCCGGCTCGACACGGCCCACGAGTACCCGACGGTGTCGTGGACCCGTCGGCTGGAGGCGGACGGGGCCGAGTACTACGGCCCGGTGCGCAACACCGAGCAGGCGGAGATGGTGGTGGACGTGGTCGGCCGGTTCTTTCAGCTCCGCGAGTGCGACGACGAGCGCCTGCACCTGGGCCAGCGGTGCCTCTACGCCGACATGGACCGGTGCACCGTGCCGTGCGAGACGAAAGACCCGGAGGCGTACGCTACGGTCGTGGGGCGCGTGCGGGCCTTCCTCACCGGACAGGACCAGAGCGTGCTCGACACGATGCGGGACCGCATGCAGCGGGCCTCCGAGAACCTCAATTTCGAGAAGGCCGCCGAGCTGCGGGACACGGCGGAGCAACTGGAGCGCATCTTGGAGAAGCAGCGCGTGGCGGCGGCACCGGTGCGGCAGCACAACGCCGCCCTTGTCCACCAGGCCCCGGACCGGGCGGGCCGCGTGGACGTGATGCTGGTGCGGTTCGGGCGGTTCGAGGAATCGATTGCGTGTGCGGCGCCGCCGTCGCCGGAGGAGCGGGACTATCTTCTGGAGCGCTGCCGGTCGGTCTTCGACGCGGAGGCCGATCCGCCCGAGACGTTTTCCAAGCGGGACGCGACCGAAATCCGCCTGCTCTCGCACTGGGTCTACGCGCACCGAGATGAGCTGGAGGCCATCCGGTGGACCCCTCGCACCTCGCCGGCCGGCTTGGCCGACGCCATCGCGGGGCGGGTCCAGGGGCAGCCACAACAATCGGCGTAA
- the dcd gene encoding dCTP deaminase: MILPDHRIRTLATEHNMIDPFVDEQVREDVVSYGLSSFGYDMRVAGEFRVFTPNVHNSVVDPKRIDERALVEHEAEDHILIPPNSYVLGRSIEYFRMPSDTLGLVLGKSTYARSGIIVNVTPLEPGWEGHVTIEIGNGTPLPAKVYAEEGIAQVVFLRGETPEVSYEEKQGKYQNQQGITLPRLE, from the coding sequence ATGATTCTCCCCGACCACCGCATTCGCACCCTGGCGACCGAGCACAACATGATCGACCCGTTCGTCGACGAGCAGGTCCGGGAGGACGTGGTGAGCTACGGGCTCAGCTCCTTCGGCTACGACATGCGAGTGGCCGGGGAATTCCGTGTCTTCACCCCGAACGTCCACAACAGCGTGGTGGACCCGAAGCGGATTGACGAGCGGGCCCTGGTCGAGCACGAGGCGGAGGATCACATCCTGATCCCGCCCAACTCCTACGTTCTCGGCCGCTCGATCGAGTACTTCCGGATGCCGTCGGATACGCTCGGACTGGTGCTGGGAAAATCCACCTACGCGCGGTCCGGCATCATCGTCAACGTAACCCCGCTGGAGCCCGGCTGGGAGGGGCACGTGACCATCGAAATCGGAAACGGCACGCCCCTCCCCGCCAAGGTGTACGCGGAGGAGGGCATTGCGCAGGTGGTCTTTCTGCGGGGCGAGACCCCGGAAGTGTCGTACGAAGAAAAGCAAGGCAAGTACCAAAACCAACAAGGCATTACGCTGCCCCGACTTGAGTAG
- a CDS encoding dihydrodipicolinate synthase family protein: MSPRLPAGILAAGLTPFHADLSLAHDAYAAHMRWLLDHGCDAVLLFGTTGEGLSLSVPERLAGLDAVLSSDVPARRLLVGTGASALPDAVELTRTATQDGVGGVLVLPPAHFRQVSPEGLFRFYDRLIQAVGDPDLRLYFYHYPALSGVPIPFSVIEELRGTYPDQIAGIKDSSGEWDHTEALCHHFPDLQVFSGTERLLLQVLRAGGAGCISATANVTAALAAQVLQRWRADEAPGSIQDTLSAFRGAFAPLPTIPALKFLLSRRLEAPDWATVRPPLAPLADAEKETVGEIADRLEDEEVRLPGPNAQPT; the protein is encoded by the coding sequence ATGTCACCTCGCCTGCCCGCCGGCATTCTCGCCGCCGGCCTCACTCCCTTTCATGCGGACCTGTCCCTTGCCCACGACGCGTATGCCGCACACATGCGGTGGCTCCTCGATCACGGCTGCGACGCGGTGCTGCTCTTCGGCACCACGGGCGAGGGGCTCTCGCTGTCGGTCCCCGAGCGGCTGGCGGGCCTCGACGCGGTCTTGTCCTCCGACGTTCCGGCCCGCCGCCTGCTGGTCGGGACGGGGGCCTCGGCCCTCCCCGACGCCGTCGAGCTGACGCGCACAGCGACACAGGACGGGGTCGGGGGCGTCCTCGTGCTTCCGCCCGCCCACTTTCGGCAGGTGTCGCCGGAAGGCCTTTTCCGGTTCTACGACCGTCTCATTCAAGCCGTCGGCGATCCCGACCTCCGGCTTTACTTCTACCACTATCCGGCGCTCTCGGGCGTCCCGATTCCGTTCTCCGTCATCGAAGAACTTCGGGGCACCTACCCCGACCAGATTGCCGGCATCAAGGATTCGAGCGGCGAGTGGGACCACACGGAGGCCCTCTGCCACCACTTCCCGGACCTGCAGGTCTTTTCCGGGACCGAGCGCCTGCTGCTGCAGGTCCTAAGGGCCGGCGGCGCCGGATGCATTTCCGCCACGGCCAACGTGACGGCCGCCCTGGCCGCTCAAGTGCTCCAGCGATGGCGCGCGGACGAGGCGCCCGGGTCCATCCAGGACACGCTGAGCGCGTTTCGGGGCGCGTTTGCCCCGCTCCCCACCATTCCGGCCCTCAAGTTTCTGCTGTCCCGGCGCCTTGAGGCGCCCGACTGGGCCACAGTGCGACCGCCGCTCGCTCCGCTCGCCGACGCGGAGAAAGAAACCGTAGGGGAAATTGCCGACCGGCTCGAAGACGAGGAGGTCCGCCTGCCGGGCCCGAACGCACAGCCCACGTGA
- a CDS encoding Ppx/GppA phosphatase family protein, with amino-acid sequence MPIPHERAACTLIPETTYGANGGGSPVRVCVIDLGTNSFHAIIVDVHPNGSYQVVDRLKEMVRLGEHGLDANRLPEDAMERGLQALTRIKLLADGWDTREYLSFATSAIREASNGGDFIERAHDELGLRIRPINGEQEAHLIFQGVSRTKEFADPTLVMDIGGGSVECIVVVDDTAVFSTSLKLGAARMTEQFVTTDPMSEDEQARLRAHYKGALEGVLAACRKHGVARVVGASGTMKSLARVTLEGEEASARSPFQRSFPIENVRSALRWIMQATADERTAHPAIEPRRVDQIGAGAVLLDTVCTGLPLARRFGVSQNALREGMVVHFLNANSDRLQRMARFRDPRRRSVHEMAYRFQWEADHAQHVAATATFLFDVCRPLYDGPASDAELLEYAALLHDIGHLVTHDEHHEHSRYLIEHADLQGFRADEVAMMALVARYHRGAVPDASHAHFGRLSPERRRRARQLAALLRVAENLDRSHFQNVVALRTSLTEAALHVLVATKADPQLEVWAAETNGGLFEDAFGRALHVTPTEIPTHAPGEPNPTWVPEPSLQS; translated from the coding sequence ATGCCTATCCCCCACGAGCGCGCCGCCTGTACCCTCATTCCGGAGACCACCTACGGGGCCAATGGGGGGGGCTCGCCAGTCCGGGTGTGCGTGATCGACCTCGGGACCAACTCCTTCCACGCCATCATCGTGGACGTCCACCCGAATGGCAGCTATCAGGTGGTCGACCGGCTGAAGGAGATGGTGCGCCTCGGTGAGCACGGGCTGGACGCCAATCGCCTGCCGGAGGACGCGATGGAGCGCGGCCTGCAGGCCCTCACCCGCATCAAGCTGCTGGCCGACGGGTGGGACACGCGCGAGTACCTGTCGTTCGCCACGAGCGCGATCCGGGAGGCGAGCAACGGGGGCGACTTCATCGAGCGGGCGCACGACGAGTTGGGGCTTCGCATCCGCCCCATCAACGGAGAACAGGAAGCCCACCTCATCTTTCAGGGCGTCAGCCGGACGAAAGAGTTTGCTGACCCCACGCTGGTCATGGACATCGGCGGCGGGTCGGTGGAGTGTATCGTCGTGGTCGACGACACGGCGGTCTTCAGCACGAGCCTGAAGCTCGGGGCCGCCCGCATGACCGAGCAGTTCGTGACGACGGACCCGATGTCGGAGGACGAGCAGGCACGGCTGCGGGCCCACTACAAGGGCGCGCTCGAGGGGGTGCTGGCGGCCTGTCGAAAGCACGGCGTGGCCCGCGTCGTAGGGGCGTCGGGGACCATGAAAAGCCTGGCGCGGGTCACGCTGGAGGGGGAGGAGGCGTCGGCCCGCTCGCCGTTCCAACGATCGTTCCCCATCGAGAACGTGCGATCGGCCCTCCGGTGGATCATGCAGGCCACGGCCGACGAGCGAACGGCCCATCCGGCCATTGAGCCGCGACGGGTCGACCAAATTGGGGCGGGGGCCGTGCTCCTCGATACGGTCTGTACGGGCCTGCCCCTGGCGCGCCGCTTTGGGGTGTCGCAGAATGCCCTGCGGGAGGGGATGGTGGTGCACTTCCTGAACGCGAATAGTGACCGCCTTCAGCGCATGGCCCGGTTCCGGGACCCCCGGCGGCGCAGCGTGCACGAGATGGCCTACCGGTTTCAGTGGGAGGCGGACCATGCCCAGCATGTCGCCGCCACGGCGACCTTTTTATTCGACGTCTGTCGCCCCCTCTACGATGGGCCGGCGAGCGACGCGGAGCTTCTGGAGTACGCGGCCCTGCTGCACGACATCGGCCACCTCGTGACGCACGACGAGCACCACGAGCACTCCCGGTACCTGATCGAGCACGCCGACCTCCAGGGCTTCCGGGCCGACGAGGTGGCGATGATGGCCCTGGTGGCGCGATACCACCGCGGCGCCGTGCCGGACGCGTCGCACGCGCACTTCGGCCGCCTGTCGCCAGAGCGTCGGCGGCGGGCCCGCCAGCTTGCGGCCCTGCTGCGCGTCGCGGAGAACCTGGATCGGAGTCACTTCCAGAACGTGGTGGCGCTGCGCACGTCCCTCACCGAGGCGGCCCTGCACGTGCTGGTGGCCACCAAGGCGGACCCCCAGCTTGAGGTGTGGGCGGCCGAAACGAACGGGGGGCTCTTCGAAGACGCCTTCGGGCGGGCCCTGCACGTCACCCCCACCGAAATTCCGACCCACGCCCCCGGCGAGCCCAACCCCACCTGGGTCCCGGAGCCGTCCCTGCAGTCGTAG
- a CDS encoding ATP-dependent Clp protease proteolytic subunit, translated as MPDPDDFLQFSKSMTSLPSSIFQGGLGDQPQSGLVPKVVEQTTRGERAYDIFSRLLKERIVFIGTPINDQIANLTVAQLLYLESEGSSQPINIYINSPGGVIYSGLGVYDTMQYVEAPISTTCVGLAASMGSVLLAGGEDGQRACLPNSRVMMHQPMGGTEGQASDIEIQAKEMAWLKKRLYQILSFHTGKDIDQIEEDADRNHWLSAEEARDYGLVDQVMNEGNLDALKSIHANGEASDADDE; from the coding sequence ATGCCTGACCCCGACGACTTTCTGCAGTTTAGCAAAAGCATGACGTCGCTGCCCAGTAGCATTTTTCAGGGCGGCCTCGGCGACCAGCCGCAATCCGGGCTCGTCCCCAAGGTCGTGGAGCAGACCACTCGCGGTGAGCGGGCCTACGACATCTTCAGCCGCCTGCTGAAGGAGCGGATCGTGTTCATTGGCACGCCGATCAACGATCAGATTGCCAATCTCACGGTGGCTCAGCTCCTTTACCTGGAGAGCGAAGGGTCCAGTCAGCCGATCAACATTTACATCAACTCCCCGGGCGGCGTCATCTACAGCGGCCTGGGCGTGTACGACACCATGCAGTACGTGGAGGCGCCCATCTCCACGACGTGCGTCGGCCTGGCCGCGTCGATGGGCTCGGTGCTGCTTGCCGGCGGCGAAGACGGCCAGCGGGCCTGCCTCCCCAACTCCCGTGTGATGATGCACCAGCCGATGGGCGGAACCGAAGGACAGGCCTCCGACATCGAGATTCAGGCCAAGGAGATGGCCTGGCTCAAGAAGCGCCTCTACCAGATCCTGTCCTTCCACACCGGCAAGGACATCGACCAGATTGAGGAGGACGCGGATCGGAACCACTGGTTGAGCGCCGAGGAGGCACGAGACTACGGGCTCGTGGACCAGGTCATGAACGAGGGCAACCTCGACGCCCTCAAGTCCATCCATGCCAACGGCGAGGCCAGCGACGCCGACGACGAGTAG
- a CDS encoding WbqC family protein, which produces MIAVQPPEYFPRLGYMAAIQQVDHFVLGNTFPYRRQSFQNRSKLRSPQGWHWITVPVFGNRDGAPVREVEIETGGRWREKHWRSFLYNYRTTMYFDYFEASFRPFFERAWGRLSPCASRSVELLAELFGLQTTITRASALDGAPETVGGVARALGAETLLTTLGGGPESLPEGVTPHGVEYDHPTYRQNFEGFESGMSAADLVFNYGPEARRILAKGRIAHPDGPPSV; this is translated from the coding sequence ATGATCGCCGTGCAACCGCCGGAATATTTTCCCCGACTGGGGTACATGGCTGCAATTCAGCAAGTGGATCACTTTGTTCTCGGCAACACGTTCCCATACCGGCGCCAATCGTTCCAGAACCGTAGCAAACTTCGAAGTCCCCAGGGGTGGCACTGGATCACGGTTCCCGTCTTCGGCAACCGGGACGGGGCGCCCGTGCGGGAGGTTGAAATTGAAACCGGCGGCCGGTGGCGCGAAAAACACTGGCGGTCATTCCTCTACAACTACCGCACGACGATGTACTTCGACTACTTTGAGGCATCGTTTCGTCCCTTCTTTGAGCGGGCCTGGGGGCGTCTCAGCCCGTGCGCCAGTCGGTCCGTCGAGCTACTGGCGGAGCTGTTTGGTCTGCAGACCACGATCACGCGGGCGTCGGCCCTCGACGGCGCTCCCGAGACGGTTGGCGGCGTGGCCCGGGCGCTGGGCGCAGAAACGCTGCTCACGACGCTCGGGGGGGGCCCCGAGTCTCTGCCCGAGGGCGTCACCCCGCACGGGGTGGAGTACGACCACCCCACCTACCGACAGAACTTCGAGGGCTTCGAGTCCGGGATGTCCGCGGCGGACCTCGTGTTCAACTACGGCCCTGAGGCCCGGCGCATTCTCGCGAAGGGCCGCATCGCGCATCCGGACGGCCCCCCGTCGGTGTAA
- a CDS encoding ZIP family metal transporter: MPTLPPWFEQLSPVLQSLLAGGFTWGVTALGASLVFFTRRVNQRLLDAMMGFAAGVMIAASFWSLLAPSIDMAAAQGITEWVPPTIGFLLGGVFLRLSDALLPHLHPGARRADAEGPSTSWRRATLLVLAITLHNIPEGLAVGVTFGAAAIELEVATGATLAGALALALGIGLQNFPEGIAVAMPLRGEGLSRGRSFWYGQLSGIVEPLSAVVGALAVVGVRPLLPYALSFAAGAMVYVVVEELIPESQRHDNTDLATLGVMGGFAVMMVLDVALG, encoded by the coding sequence GTGCCCACTCTTCCCCCGTGGTTCGAGCAGCTCTCGCCCGTCCTTCAATCGCTGCTGGCCGGGGGGTTCACCTGGGGGGTCACCGCACTCGGGGCGTCTCTCGTCTTTTTCACCCGGCGCGTGAACCAGCGCCTCCTCGATGCAATGATGGGGTTCGCGGCCGGCGTCATGATCGCCGCCAGTTTCTGGTCGCTGCTCGCCCCGTCCATCGACATGGCCGCGGCACAGGGCATTACCGAATGGGTGCCCCCAACGATTGGATTTCTTCTGGGCGGTGTGTTTCTCCGCCTGTCCGACGCACTTCTTCCCCACCTCCACCCCGGAGCGCGGCGGGCCGACGCCGAAGGCCCCTCGACGTCCTGGCGCCGGGCCACGCTTCTGGTCCTCGCCATCACCCTGCACAACATTCCCGAGGGGCTCGCCGTGGGCGTTACGTTCGGGGCCGCCGCCATCGAGCTGGAGGTGGCAACCGGGGCAACACTCGCGGGGGCCCTCGCCCTGGCCCTCGGGATCGGGCTACAGAATTTTCCCGAGGGCATCGCCGTGGCCATGCCCCTGCGGGGAGAGGGCCTCTCGCGGGGCCGGAGCTTCTGGTACGGGCAGCTGTCCGGCATCGTCGAACCGCTCTCCGCCGTGGTGGGGGCCCTCGCGGTCGTAGGTGTGCGCCCGCTTCTGCCCTACGCCCTCTCCTTCGCCGCCGGCGCCATGGTCTACGTCGTGGTCGAGGAGCTTATTCCCGAATCGCAGCGCCACGACAACACCGACCTCGCCACACTCGGGGTCATGGGCGGCTTTGCGGTCATGATGGTGCTCGACGTGGCCCTCGGCTAG
- a CDS encoding NADH-quinone oxidoreductase subunit J, with translation MAAPSMFFLLATVAVAAALGMIIARNPVSSALWLVLNLFCIAGLYLTLNASFIGVIQILVYAGAIMVLFLFVIMLLNLSALPELEEIEWASIGGFAVGLVLLSQLLYVVALQFELGVDPIGAEAAAEAGSAARLGEILFTRYALHLQVAGILLLAATVGAVLLAQRRFQ, from the coding sequence ATGGCCGCACCCTCTATGTTTTTTTTGCTGGCGACCGTCGCGGTGGCCGCCGCGCTCGGAATGATCATCGCCCGCAATCCGGTGTCGAGTGCGCTCTGGCTGGTGCTCAATCTGTTTTGCATCGCCGGCCTGTACCTGACGCTGAACGCGTCCTTTATCGGCGTCATCCAGATTCTGGTCTACGCCGGCGCCATCATGGTCCTCTTTCTGTTCGTGATCATGCTGCTCAACCTCTCGGCCCTGCCCGAGCTGGAGGAAATCGAGTGGGCCAGCATCGGGGGGTTTGCGGTCGGGCTCGTCCTGTTGAGCCAGCTGCTGTACGTGGTGGCCCTGCAGTTTGAACTGGGGGTCGATCCGATTGGGGCGGAGGCCGCGGCGGAGGCGGGAAGCGCGGCGCGCCTGGGCGAGATCCTGTTCACCCGCTACGCGCTGCACCTGCAGGTGGCGGGCATTCTGTTGCTGGCCGCAACCGTCGGGGCCGTCCTGCTTGCCCAGCGCCGCTTTCAGTAG
- the cruF gene encoding bisanhydrobacterioruberin hydratase CruF, translating into MSNSDPSPTLEGNYDLLFRFAFWLFVGAISFSVAGMLLLRLVPSSMAIFGPIYTKLVKTPTWTFMTLLALLPLLMYGPTLGWKKISLIAAWGCFIGGASELIGTTGWLNVGGIALPFGEYEYTQWLGPKIAGHVPYFIPPSWFAMSIVSLDLARRVTTQRVGSLLLGTLFMVLWDVSLDPAMNQAFPFWEYGVDGVFFGMPLSNWAGWAGVTFVILLGYEYIGKGAPIQNEWAPWVYALNCIFPLSICLLRDVYLPALIGGLATLVPFLLLWRYSPDSLKRSVSLFRG; encoded by the coding sequence ATGTCGAACTCGGACCCCTCCCCCACCCTGGAGGGCAACTACGACCTCCTCTTCCGATTCGCGTTTTGGCTGTTTGTCGGTGCCATCTCGTTTAGCGTAGCGGGCATGCTGTTGCTTCGCCTCGTGCCGTCTTCGATGGCCATCTTTGGCCCCATCTACACGAAGCTCGTGAAGACGCCCACCTGGACGTTCATGACGCTGCTGGCGTTGCTTCCGCTGTTGATGTACGGTCCCACCCTGGGCTGGAAGAAGATCAGCCTGATCGCCGCCTGGGGGTGTTTCATCGGCGGGGCGAGTGAACTGATCGGCACCACCGGGTGGTTGAACGTCGGGGGCATTGCCCTTCCGTTCGGGGAGTACGAGTACACACAATGGCTCGGCCCCAAGATTGCCGGGCACGTGCCGTACTTCATCCCCCCGTCGTGGTTCGCAATGTCGATCGTCTCGCTCGACCTTGCCCGCCGGGTCACCACGCAGCGGGTCGGGTCCCTCCTGCTGGGCACCCTCTTCATGGTGCTCTGGGACGTGTCGTTGGACCCGGCGATGAACCAGGCGTTTCCCTTCTGGGAATACGGGGTCGATGGGGTGTTCTTTGGCATGCCCCTCTCCAACTGGGCCGGGTGGGCCGGGGTCACATTCGTGATTCTCCTCGGCTACGAGTACATTGGCAAAGGCGCTCCCATCCAGAATGAATGGGCGCCATGGGTTTACGCCCTGAACTGCATTTTTCCTCTCTCAATCTGCCTGCTCCGGGACGTGTACCTGCCGGCGCTGATCGGCGGCCTCGCAACCCTGGTGCCCTTCCTCTTGCTGTGGCGCTACAGTCCGGATTCGCTGAAGCGGTCCGTATCGCTCTTCCGGGGATAG
- a CDS encoding phytoene/squalene synthase family protein: MSTLSLDTRADEDEWIWESFRYHSRTFSLAAYLLPRSVQMSVATLYLYCRRVDSIADQRVLEVGRERALQEVRQVRDRLDETLAGRPPAETVLWRRLAEVHDQSSLPRGPMYELIEGALWDLEGRPVVSKADLIEYSNLVGGSVGAMMLPFLADPGRHDELEPAARKLGIAMQITNIVRDVGEDIDELDRVYLPEHWLDEHNVSVEALRHGRVADGYPALLEAAMEAAEQRYVDSFEGVAALPFRSRYGIRAAARMYREIMNEVRANDYDNLGRRAYVSFRRKLFLLLYDGYERRKHRLTSDALSGP, translated from the coding sequence ATGTCAACCCTCTCCCTCGACACCCGCGCCGACGAAGATGAGTGGATTTGGGAGTCGTTCCGGTACCACTCCCGGACCTTCTCCCTGGCGGCGTACCTGCTGCCGCGCTCCGTGCAGATGTCCGTGGCCACCCTCTACCTCTACTGCCGGCGGGTCGACTCGATTGCCGACCAGCGCGTGCTGGAGGTGGGGCGCGAGCGGGCCCTGCAGGAAGTGAGACAGGTGCGAGACCGGTTGGACGAAACGCTGGCGGGCCGCCCGCCCGCCGAAACGGTACTGTGGCGTCGCCTCGCGGAAGTGCACGACCAGTCGTCCCTTCCCCGGGGCCCGATGTACGAGCTCATCGAAGGGGCCCTTTGGGACCTGGAGGGGCGTCCGGTCGTCTCGAAGGCCGACCTGATCGAGTACTCGAACCTCGTGGGGGGGAGCGTCGGGGCCATGATGCTGCCCTTTCTTGCCGACCCGGGGCGCCACGACGAACTGGAGCCGGCGGCCCGGAAGCTCGGCATTGCAATGCAGATCACCAACATCGTACGGGACGTCGGGGAGGACATCGACGAGCTGGACCGGGTGTATCTTCCCGAGCACTGGCTCGACGAGCACAACGTGTCGGTGGAGGCCCTCCGCCACGGCCGGGTTGCCGACGGATACCCCGCCCTGTTGGAGGCGGCCATGGAGGCGGCCGAGCAACGCTACGTGGACAGCTTCGAGGGCGTGGCGGCACTTCCGTTCCGCAGCCGGTATGGCATCCGGGCCGCGGCCCGGATGTACCGGGAAATCATGAACGAGGTGCGTGCCAATGACTACGATAACCTCGGTCGGCGGGCGTACGTGTCGTTTCGTCGGAAGCTCTTCCTCCTCCTCTATGACGGCTACGAACGCCGCAAGCACCGCCTGACCTCGGACGCGCTGAGTGGCCCCTGA
- a CDS encoding 5'-nucleotidase, lipoprotein e(P4) family: MSRRAAWFAFAFVLALTGCQTLRPGSPTEDPSALRARIDSLEARADRLARTAALRNPLLNSTLWTQTAVEYEGTTRQAYRMAEIMMQRARADSLWTASLEQATRGSDTYSDKPPAVVLDVDETVLDNSPYQARLVRDDAAYSAESWANWVREEQAAPVPGARAFTQAATAQGVQVIYLTNRDASLEAATRTNLRNLGFPVDDAPDAVLTQGEQEGWTPKAARRRWVAERYRILLLVGDNFGDFVAAADTSVSARRVKARSFRKYWGTRWIVLPNPQYGSWEAALYDFEYGRPPRSRLEAKHEHLTPKRPQ, translated from the coding sequence GTGTCTCGACGCGCCGCGTGGTTTGCGTTCGCATTCGTGCTCGCCCTGACCGGTTGTCAGACCCTTCGGCCCGGCTCCCCCACCGAGGACCCGTCTGCACTCCGGGCCCGTATCGATTCGCTGGAGGCGCGGGCCGACCGCCTCGCCCGGACGGCGGCCCTCCGCAACCCGCTCCTGAACAGCACGCTCTGGACCCAGACCGCGGTCGAGTACGAGGGAACGACCCGACAGGCGTACCGAATGGCGGAGATCATGATGCAGCGCGCGCGGGCCGACAGCCTGTGGACCGCCTCACTCGAGCAGGCAACCCGAGGAAGCGACACGTACAGTGACAAGCCCCCCGCTGTGGTCCTCGACGTCGACGAGACGGTGCTCGACAACAGTCCCTACCAGGCCCGCCTCGTTCGTGACGACGCCGCGTACAGCGCGGAGAGCTGGGCAAACTGGGTTCGGGAGGAGCAGGCCGCCCCGGTGCCGGGGGCCCGCGCCTTCACGCAGGCGGCCACGGCCCAGGGCGTGCAGGTGATTTACCTGACCAACCGGGACGCGTCTTTGGAGGCGGCCACCCGCACCAACCTCCGAAATCTCGGCTTCCCGGTGGACGACGCCCCGGACGCCGTGCTCACTCAGGGCGAACAGGAGGGCTGGACCCCGAAGGCAGCCCGCCGCCGGTGGGTCGCCGAGCGATACCGCATTCTTCTGCTCGTGGGCGATAACTTTGGGGACTTCGTGGCGGCGGCGGACACGAGCGTGTCGGCCCGTCGTGTGAAGGCCCGGTCGTTCCGAAAATATTGGGGCACCCGCTGGATCGTCCTCCCCAATCCGCAATATGGATCCTGGGAGGCAGCGCTGTACGATTTTGAGTACGGCCGACCGCCCCGTTCCCGTCTTGAGGCCAAGCACGAACACCTGACCCCGAAGCGTCCCCAATAG